From Bradyrhizobium sp. NDS-1, the proteins below share one genomic window:
- the yacG gene encoding DNA gyrase inhibitor YacG codes for MDHQIKKPASPLKTCPICGKPQSEAARPFCSSRCRDVDLNRWLKGSYVIPGRDDDVDDVE; via the coding sequence ATGGACCATCAGATCAAAAAGCCCGCCAGCCCACTCAAAACCTGCCCGATCTGCGGCAAGCCGCAGTCGGAGGCCGCCCGCCCATTCTGCTCCTCGCGCTGCCGCGACGTCGATTTGAACCGCTGGCTGAAAGGCTCCTACGTCATCCCCGGCCGCGACGACGACGTGGATGACGTAGAATAA
- a CDS encoding Maf-like protein, protein MLGRPKFVLASGSPRRLSLLNQAGIEPDALRPADVDETPRRGELPRACANRLARAKADAALKSVQLDDELRGAFILAADTVVAVGRRILPKANLVDEAAQCLRLLSGRNHRVYTAICLVTPREAFRQRLVETRVRFKRLSEDDIQAYIGSGEWRGKAGGYAVQGIAGSFVVKMVGSYTNVVGLPLYEATTLLGGEGFPIRFGWLNATTAV, encoded by the coding sequence ATGCTTGGCCGCCCCAAATTCGTACTTGCCTCCGGTTCGCCGCGTCGGCTGTCGCTGCTCAACCAGGCCGGCATCGAGCCGGACGCGCTCCGGCCGGCCGACGTCGACGAGACGCCGAGGCGGGGCGAGCTGCCGCGCGCCTGCGCCAATCGGCTCGCCCGGGCCAAGGCCGATGCGGCGCTGAAGTCGGTGCAGCTCGATGACGAGCTGCGCGGCGCCTTCATCCTCGCCGCCGACACCGTGGTGGCGGTCGGCCGCCGCATCCTGCCCAAGGCCAATCTGGTCGACGAAGCCGCGCAGTGCCTGCGTCTGCTGTCGGGCCGCAACCACCGCGTCTACACCGCGATCTGCCTCGTCACGCCGCGCGAGGCCTTCCGCCAGCGCCTGGTCGAGACCCGCGTCCGCTTCAAGCGCCTCTCGGAAGACGACATCCAGGCCTATATCGGCTCCGGCGAATGGCGGGGCAAAGCCGGCGGCTACGCCGTGCAGGGCATCGCCGGCTCCTTCGTGGTCAAGATGGTGGGGTCCTACACCAACGTGGTCGGCCTGCCGCTCTACGAGGCCACCACGCTGCTCGGCGGCGAAGGCTTTCCTATCCGCTTCGGCTGGCTCAACGCCACCACCGCGGTGTGA
- a CDS encoding low molecular weight phosphatase family protein — protein MAAPPRARDPQSVLFACAMNSVRSPMAESLLQHMFPQGLYVKSAGTRKGELDPFAVSVMAELGQDISAHKPQTFEELEDWEGLNFDLIITLSPEAHHKALELTRTLAADVEYWPTQDPTTIEGSRDQKLAAYRDVCDQLLMRIRRRFAKVGAASG, from the coding sequence ATGGCGGCGCCGCCACGCGCACGCGATCCGCAATCGGTGCTGTTCGCCTGCGCGATGAACAGCGTGCGCTCGCCGATGGCCGAGAGCCTGTTGCAGCACATGTTTCCGCAAGGGCTCTATGTGAAGTCTGCGGGCACGCGAAAAGGTGAGCTCGATCCGTTCGCGGTGTCCGTGATGGCCGAACTCGGCCAGGATATCTCCGCCCACAAACCGCAGACCTTCGAGGAACTGGAGGACTGGGAGGGGCTGAATTTCGACCTCATCATCACGCTCTCGCCGGAGGCGCATCATAAGGCGCTCGAGCTGACGCGGACACTTGCAGCCGACGTCGAATACTGGCCGACGCAGGATCCCACCACCATCGAAGGCAGCCGCGACCAGAAGCTTGCCGCGTACCGTGACGTCTGCGATCAGCTATTGATGCGCATCCGCCGGCGCTTCGCGAAGGTGGGCGCGGCGAGCGGGTAG
- a CDS encoding UPF0262 family protein yields the protein MTKPPEQDDSQNRIVGVTLDEDSIGRSGPDIEHERAIAIYDLIEQNLFAPAGAEGKGPFTLHIGITGSRLMFDIRREDGTPVVAHLLSLTPFRRIVKDYFMICDSYYQAIRTATPDKIEAIDMGRRGIHDEGSRTLQERLKGKVRVDFETSRRLFTLITVLHWKG from the coding sequence ATGACAAAGCCGCCCGAACAGGACGACTCGCAGAACCGCATCGTCGGCGTCACGCTCGACGAAGATTCGATCGGCCGTTCCGGGCCCGATATCGAGCACGAGCGCGCGATCGCGATCTACGACCTGATTGAGCAGAACCTGTTCGCGCCCGCGGGCGCCGAGGGGAAGGGCCCGTTCACGCTGCATATCGGCATCACCGGCAGCCGGCTGATGTTCGATATCCGGCGCGAAGACGGAACGCCCGTCGTCGCGCATCTGCTGTCGCTGACGCCGTTCCGGCGGATCGTGAAGGACTATTTCATGATCTGCGACAGCTACTACCAGGCGATCCGCACCGCGACCCCCGACAAGATCGAGGCCATCGACATGGGCCGTCGCGGCATCCACGACGAGGGATCGCGCACGTTGCAGGAGCGGCTGAAGGGCAAGGTGCGGGTCGACTTCGAGACCTCGCGCCGGCTGTTCACGCTCATAACCGTCCTGCACTGGAAGGGCTAA
- the hisD gene encoding histidinol dehydrogenase, whose amino-acid sequence MPVRLDRSSADFDQRFAAFLAAKREASADVEAAARAIVDDVARRGDAALLEATAKFDRLRLDASNLRVTAAEIEAATKACDAATLDALKLARDRIETYHRRQLPADERFTDSLGVELGWRYTAIESAGLYVPGGTAAYPSSVLMNAVPAKVAGVARLVMVVPSPDGKLNPLVLAAAQLGGVSEIYRVGGAQAVAALAHGTATIAPVAKIVGPGNAYVAAAKRLVFGKVGIDMIAGPSEVLVIADDTGNADWIAADLLAQAEHDASAQSILITDSARLAADVEKAVEVQLKTLPRAAIASSSWADFGAVIIVKNLGEAIPLADAIAAEHLEIMTGDPDALAAKIRNAGAVFLGPHTPEAIGDYVGGSNHVLPTARSARFSSGLSVHDFMKRTSILKCGPDQLRALGPAAMTLGQAEGLDAHSRSIGLRLNLS is encoded by the coding sequence ATGCCCGTTCGCCTCGACCGCAGCAGCGCCGATTTTGACCAGCGATTCGCGGCCTTCCTCGCCGCCAAGCGCGAGGCTTCGGCCGACGTCGAGGCCGCCGCGCGCGCGATCGTCGACGACGTCGCCAGGCGGGGCGATGCGGCCCTGCTCGAGGCCACGGCAAAGTTCGACCGGCTGAGGCTGGATGCTTCCAACCTTCGCGTCACCGCCGCCGAGATCGAAGCCGCGACCAAGGCCTGCGATGCCGCGACGCTGGACGCGCTCAAGCTGGCGCGCGACCGCATCGAGACCTATCATCGCCGCCAGTTGCCGGCGGACGAGCGCTTCACTGACTCGCTCGGCGTCGAGCTCGGCTGGCGCTACACCGCGATCGAATCCGCCGGCCTCTACGTGCCCGGCGGCACCGCGGCCTATCCGTCCTCGGTGCTGATGAACGCGGTGCCCGCCAAGGTCGCCGGCGTCGCGCGCCTCGTGATGGTGGTGCCCTCGCCCGACGGCAAGCTCAATCCGCTGGTGCTGGCGGCCGCGCAACTCGGCGGCGTCAGCGAGATCTACCGCGTCGGCGGCGCGCAGGCGGTGGCGGCGCTGGCGCACGGCACCGCGACCATCGCGCCCGTGGCCAAGATCGTCGGTCCCGGCAACGCCTATGTCGCCGCCGCGAAGCGGCTGGTGTTCGGCAAGGTCGGCATCGACATGATCGCCGGCCCATCCGAGGTGTTGGTGATCGCCGACGACACCGGCAATGCCGACTGGATCGCCGCCGATCTGCTGGCGCAGGCCGAGCACGATGCCAGCGCGCAGTCGATCCTGATCACCGACTCGGCACGGCTTGCCGCCGACGTCGAGAAGGCGGTGGAGGTTCAGTTGAAGACGCTGCCGCGCGCCGCGATTGCAAGCAGCTCCTGGGCCGATTTCGGCGCCGTCATCATCGTGAAGAATTTGGGCGAGGCCATCCCGCTCGCGGACGCCATCGCCGCCGAGCATCTCGAGATCATGACTGGTGATCCCGACGCGCTCGCAGCTAAGATTCGCAACGCCGGCGCGGTGTTCCTCGGGCCCCACACGCCGGAGGCAATCGGCGATTATGTCGGCGGCTCCAACCACGTGCTGCCGACGGCGCGCTCGGCGCGATTCTCCTCGGGGCTTTCGGTGCACGACTTCATGAAGCGCACCTCCATCCTGAAATGCGGCCCGGACCAGCTCCGCGCGCTGGGTCCGGCCGCGATGACGCTCGGACAAGCGGAGGGGCTGGACGCCCATTCGCGTTCGATTGGATTGCGCCTCAACCTGTCATGA
- a CDS encoding DUF2948 family protein: MPPQLKLIALDADDLAVISTHVQDARVQASDIIWRQSEKRLVVGMSRLDWEQTLEGEAEPRRLVAALRFDRVLACKSRNIDLAASDKVLDLVGIEFHPRDGRDEEPAGSALLLFADGGAIRLDVECLECELTDLGADALGTGLETEGEL; the protein is encoded by the coding sequence ATGCCGCCCCAGCTCAAACTGATCGCACTCGATGCCGACGATCTCGCCGTGATCTCGACCCATGTCCAGGATGCGCGTGTCCAGGCGTCCGACATCATCTGGCGACAAAGCGAGAAGCGGCTCGTGGTCGGGATGAGCCGGCTGGACTGGGAGCAGACACTGGAGGGCGAGGCCGAGCCGCGTCGCCTGGTCGCCGCGCTCCGCTTCGACCGCGTGCTCGCCTGCAAGTCGCGCAACATCGACTTGGCTGCTTCCGACAAGGTCCTGGACCTCGTCGGCATCGAATTTCACCCGAGGGACGGGCGCGACGAGGAGCCCGCCGGCAGTGCCCTGCTGTTATTCGCGGACGGTGGCGCCATCCGGCTCGACGTCGAATGCCTGGAATGCGAGCTGACTGACCTCGGGGCGGACGCGCTGGGAACGGGGTTGGAGACCGAGGGGGAGCTGTGA
- a CDS encoding epimerase, producing the protein MQVIIFGATGMVGQGVLRECLIDPGIDRVLVVGRSSTGVRNVKLVEIIHDDFMDYSAIETQLTGYDACFFCLGVSSIGMNEERYRHLTHDLTLAAATTLARLNPQMIFTYVTGAGTDSTEQGSRMWARIKGKTENDLLKLPFRAAYMFRPGAIQPLHGARSKTPWVQAVYTATWPLWSVLRRLSPRLVTSTEQIGRAMIHVAREGYPRKVLEMEDINSL; encoded by the coding sequence ATGCAAGTCATCATCTTCGGCGCGACCGGCATGGTCGGGCAGGGCGTTTTGCGCGAATGCCTGATCGATCCCGGCATCGATCGCGTGCTCGTGGTGGGCCGCAGCTCGACCGGCGTGCGCAACGTCAAGCTCGTCGAGATCATCCACGACGATTTTATGGACTATTCGGCGATCGAAACGCAGCTGACCGGCTACGATGCCTGCTTTTTCTGCCTCGGCGTCTCCTCGATCGGCATGAACGAGGAGCGCTACCGGCATCTCACCCATGACCTCACGCTCGCCGCAGCGACGACGCTGGCACGGCTCAACCCGCAGATGATTTTCACCTACGTCACCGGGGCCGGCACCGATTCCACGGAGCAGGGTTCGCGGATGTGGGCGCGGATCAAAGGCAAGACCGAGAACGATCTGCTCAAGCTGCCGTTCAGAGCCGCCTATATGTTCCGGCCCGGCGCGATCCAGCCCCTGCACGGCGCCCGTTCCAAGACGCCTTGGGTGCAGGCGGTCTATACCGCAACCTGGCCCCTCTGGTCGGTGCTGCGCCGGCTCTCTCCGCGGCTCGTCACCTCGACCGAGCAGATCGGCCGCGCCATGATCCACGTCGCCCGCGAGGGGTATCCGCGGAAGGTGCTGGAGATGGAGGATATCAATAGCCTCTGA
- a CDS encoding SDR family oxidoreductase, protein MTDWTTADIPSLSGKTVVVTGATGGLGYETAMALAGAGAIVILTGRSDAKGLRAIEGICERFPNALIAFEHLDLASLASVADFARRFAAGNEQLDVLVNNAGVMALPKRQQTEDGFEMQLGTNYFGHYALTAHLLPQLRRAEAPRVVNLSSLAHRSGAINFDDLQAKNSYRAWRAYCQSKLAMLMFSLEFQRRSDAAGWGVRSIAAHPGFARTDLIANGPGANTFQWRVGRLLQPLFSQSAAEGALPTLFAATSPTAEPGGYYGPNGFLEMKGAPAAAKIMPHAKDFAAAAMLWDASATLTGVSFDDIAAAA, encoded by the coding sequence ATGACCGACTGGACCACGGCAGACATCCCCTCTCTCAGCGGCAAGACGGTGGTCGTGACCGGAGCGACGGGCGGCCTCGGTTACGAGACGGCGATGGCGCTGGCGGGCGCCGGTGCCATTGTCATACTCACTGGGCGCAGCGACGCAAAGGGCCTGCGGGCGATCGAAGGCATTTGCGAGCGGTTTCCCAATGCGCTGATCGCCTTTGAACATCTCGATCTCGCCAGCCTCGCCTCGGTCGCCGATTTCGCCAGGCGCTTTGCTGCCGGCAACGAGCAACTCGACGTCCTCGTCAACAATGCCGGCGTGATGGCGCTGCCGAAACGACAGCAGACCGAGGATGGTTTCGAGATGCAGCTCGGCACCAACTATTTCGGCCACTATGCCCTCACGGCGCACCTGTTGCCGCAGCTTCGCCGCGCGGAAGCGCCTCGTGTCGTCAATCTCTCCAGCCTTGCGCACCGCTCCGGCGCGATCAATTTCGACGATCTGCAAGCCAAGAACTCCTATCGCGCGTGGCGCGCCTATTGCCAGTCGAAGCTGGCGATGCTGATGTTCTCGCTCGAATTTCAGCGCCGTAGCGACGCGGCCGGCTGGGGTGTGAGGAGCATTGCGGCGCATCCAGGCTTCGCGCGGACCGATCTGATCGCAAACGGCCCGGGCGCCAACACGTTCCAGTGGCGGGTGGGCCGGCTCCTCCAGCCGCTGTTCAGCCAATCCGCCGCCGAGGGCGCGCTGCCAACGCTGTTCGCCGCGACTTCGCCCACAGCTGAGCCCGGCGGGTACTACGGTCCGAACGGATTTTTGGAAATGAAGGGGGCGCCCGCGGCGGCGAAGATCATGCCTCACGCGAAGGATTTCGCTGCGGCGGCCATGCTGTGGGATGCCTCGGCGACATTGACCGGTGTATCCTTCGACGACATCGCGGCCGCCGCATGA
- a CDS encoding TetR/AcrR family transcriptional regulator — protein MKASKVARKLPAGGKSPDGTGLRQRKQQETRARLTRAAMTLFLERGFEATTIDDIAAAAEVSRRSFFHYFASKEDVVAAWQEGAASALVAEIVARPADEPMLTAAENAIAAAIKRIDPAEAAAMSRLKRDNPALQARDQLKYEKLERALADGLARRARTKSDQLKARLVAMIATGAMRVGGESWIGDGAREKPEIFVKRTFDAIRAILK, from the coding sequence TTGAAGGCTTCGAAGGTTGCCCGGAAATTGCCTGCGGGCGGAAAATCTCCTGATGGCACCGGCCTGCGCCAGCGCAAGCAGCAGGAGACCCGCGCGCGGCTGACCCGGGCGGCGATGACGCTGTTCCTGGAGCGCGGCTTCGAAGCCACGACGATCGACGACATCGCAGCAGCGGCGGAGGTGTCGCGCCGCAGCTTCTTCCATTATTTCGCGTCCAAGGAGGACGTGGTCGCCGCCTGGCAGGAAGGCGCAGCAAGCGCATTGGTCGCCGAGATCGTTGCCCGGCCTGCGGATGAACCCATGCTGACGGCCGCGGAGAATGCAATCGCCGCCGCGATCAAGCGGATCGATCCGGCGGAAGCCGCGGCGATGTCGCGGCTCAAGCGCGACAATCCGGCGCTTCAGGCCCGCGACCAGCTCAAATACGAGAAGCTCGAACGCGCGCTGGCCGACGGGCTCGCCCGGCGGGCCAGAACCAAATCGGACCAGTTGAAGGCGCGGCTCGTCGCCATGATCGCCACCGGCGCGATGCGCGTCGGCGGCGAGAGCTGGATCGGCGACGGCGCGCGGGAGAAGCCGGAGATTTTCGTCAAGCGCACCTTCGATGCGATCAGGGCGATCTTGAAGTGA
- a CDS encoding alpha/beta fold hydrolase, which produces MPTITTKDGVEIFYKDWGSGQPIVFSHGWPLSSDDWDAQMIFFVNNGYRVIAHDRRGHGRSSQVAGGHDMDHYADDLASVTAHLNLENAIHVGHSTGGGEVVHYIARHGESRVAKAAILSAVPPLMVQTPANPGGLPKSVFDDLQKQLAASRTQFYRDLPAGPFYGYNRPGAKPSEAVIQNWWRQGMMGGAKAHYDGIVAFSQTDFTEDLKKINVPVLVMHGDDDQIVPYADSAPLSAKLLKKGTLKTYKGFPHGMPTTHAETINADLLAFFRE; this is translated from the coding sequence ATGCCCACCATCACCACAAAGGACGGCGTCGAGATCTTCTACAAGGACTGGGGAAGCGGCCAGCCGATCGTGTTCAGCCACGGATGGCCGCTGTCGTCCGACGACTGGGACGCGCAGATGATCTTCTTCGTCAACAACGGCTACCGCGTCATCGCGCATGACCGCCGCGGCCATGGCCGTTCGTCGCAGGTCGCCGGCGGGCACGACATGGATCACTATGCCGACGATCTCGCTTCCGTCACCGCGCATCTCAACCTCGAGAACGCCATTCATGTCGGCCATTCCACCGGCGGCGGCGAGGTCGTGCATTACATTGCGCGCCACGGCGAGAGCCGGGTCGCGAAGGCCGCGATCCTCTCGGCGGTGCCGCCGTTGATGGTGCAGACCCCCGCCAATCCCGGCGGCCTGCCGAAGAGCGTGTTCGATGATCTGCAGAAGCAGCTCGCCGCCAGCCGTACGCAATTCTATCGCGACCTCCCCGCCGGCCCGTTCTACGGCTACAACCGCCCCGGCGCAAAACCGTCGGAAGCGGTGATCCAGAACTGGTGGCGCCAGGGCATGATGGGCGGCGCCAAGGCGCATTACGACGGCATTGTCGCCTTCTCGCAGACCGACTTCACCGAAGACCTCAAGAAGATCAACGTGCCCGTGCTGGTCATGCACGGCGACGACGACCAGATCGTGCCTTACGCCGATTCCGCCCCGCTGTCGGCCAAGCTGCTCAAGAAGGGCACGCTGAAGACCTACAAGGGTTTCCCGCACGGCATGCCGACCACGCACGCCGAGACCATCAACGCGGACCTGTTGGCGTTTTTCAGGGAGTGA
- a CDS encoding EthD family reductase, protein MAEIVVLYKTPKDAAAFDKYYAETHIPLAKKLPGLKKYAISKGPVASPAGPSGIHLVAILTFDSVADIQAAFGSEEGKATGADVPKFASGGADLLIFDTKEV, encoded by the coding sequence ATGGCTGAAATCGTCGTGCTCTACAAGACACCCAAGGATGCTGCCGCCTTCGACAAGTACTATGCCGAGACGCATATTCCGCTCGCCAAGAAACTTCCCGGCCTGAAGAAATACGCCATCAGCAAGGGGCCGGTCGCATCCCCCGCCGGACCTTCCGGAATCCATCTCGTCGCCATCCTCACCTTCGACAGCGTGGCCGATATTCAGGCGGCATTCGGCAGCGAGGAAGGCAAGGCGACCGGGGCCGACGTGCCGAAATTCGCCAGCGGCGGCGCCGACCTCCTGATCTTCGACACCAAGGAAGTGTGA
- a CDS encoding FAD-dependent oxidoreductase, with the protein MAQDGQQRDEGDARMSRFTRPEQTFPTLTPAEIERVRHFGEVRNHKDGEFLFETGKPGPGMFVVVKGHVAITQRDGLGHVTPVIDQGPGQFLAELSQLSGQPALVDGRAEGDVETLLLPPHRLRALLVAEAELGERIMRALILRRVNLLQDGIGGPVLIGPSNSAGVVRLQGFLTRNGQPHHLLDPDRDRDAAELIARYSPKLEDWPLVVAASGAVLRNPNETELARAIGMIGGAKDGRIYDVAVVGCGPAGLATAVYAASEGLSVAVLDIRAFGGQAGASARIENYLGFPTGISGQALTARAFTQAQKFGADIMIPVTATSLDCTRKDGAFAVSLDGCDPLRSRAVVVASGARYRRPEIADLDKFEGRGVWYWASPVEARLCAGEEVALVGAGNSAGQAAVFLSGHAKKVLMIIRGGGLGASMSRYLIERIEATPNIELMFNTEITALEGDEASLLRRIRWKSRLSDDEDSADIRNLFLFVGADPATAWLDGCGVTLDRGGFVVTGAQSEQNQGRLVAPLETSVPGVYAVGDVRSGSVKRVGGAIGEGAQVVASLHGYLGDAAKPAL; encoded by the coding sequence ATGGCGCAGGACGGACAGCAACGAGATGAAGGTGACGCGCGGATGTCGCGCTTCACGCGCCCAGAGCAGACCTTCCCGACGCTGACCCCGGCCGAGATCGAGCGTGTCAGGCATTTCGGCGAGGTCCGCAATCACAAGGACGGCGAGTTCCTGTTCGAGACCGGCAAGCCCGGGCCCGGCATGTTCGTCGTGGTGAAAGGCCATGTCGCCATCACCCAGCGCGACGGCCTCGGTCACGTCACGCCCGTGATCGACCAGGGGCCGGGGCAATTCCTGGCCGAGCTCAGCCAGCTCTCGGGCCAGCCGGCGCTGGTCGACGGCCGCGCCGAGGGCGATGTCGAGACGCTGCTGCTGCCGCCGCACCGGCTGCGCGCGCTTCTCGTCGCCGAGGCCGAGCTCGGCGAGCGCATCATGCGCGCACTGATCCTGCGCCGGGTCAACCTGCTTCAGGACGGCATCGGCGGTCCGGTGCTGATCGGACCGTCGAACTCCGCCGGCGTGGTGCGGTTGCAGGGCTTCCTCACCCGCAACGGTCAGCCGCATCATCTGCTCGATCCAGACCGCGATCGCGACGCCGCCGAGTTGATCGCGCGCTATTCGCCGAAGCTGGAAGATTGGCCGCTGGTCGTCGCCGCCAGCGGTGCGGTGCTGCGCAATCCCAATGAGACCGAGCTCGCGCGCGCCATCGGCATGATCGGCGGCGCCAAGGATGGCCGCATCTACGACGTTGCGGTCGTCGGCTGCGGACCGGCCGGGCTTGCCACCGCCGTGTATGCGGCGTCCGAAGGATTGTCCGTCGCCGTGCTCGACATCCGGGCCTTCGGCGGCCAGGCCGGCGCCAGTGCGCGCATTGAGAACTATCTGGGCTTTCCGACCGGCATCTCGGGCCAGGCACTGACCGCGCGCGCCTTCACCCAGGCCCAAAAGTTCGGCGCCGATATCATGATTCCGGTCACTGCGACGTCGCTCGACTGCACGCGCAAGGACGGCGCATTCGCGGTATCGCTCGACGGCTGCGATCCCTTGCGCTCGCGCGCCGTCGTGGTCGCGAGCGGTGCGCGCTATCGCCGGCCGGAGATCGCAGACCTCGACAAGTTCGAGGGCCGCGGCGTCTGGTACTGGGCCTCGCCGGTCGAAGCGCGGCTTTGTGCCGGCGAGGAGGTGGCTCTGGTGGGCGCCGGCAATTCGGCAGGCCAGGCGGCGGTGTTCCTGTCGGGCCACGCCAAGAAGGTCCTGATGATCATCCGCGGCGGCGGCCTGGGCGCCAGCATGTCGCGCTATCTCATCGAGCGCATCGAAGCCACGCCGAACATCGAATTGATGTTCAACACCGAGATCACGGCGCTGGAGGGCGACGAGGCCTCGCTGCTGCGGCGCATCCGCTGGAAGAGCCGCTTGTCCGACGACGAGGATTCCGCCGACATCCGCAATCTCTTCCTGTTCGTCGGTGCCGATCCCGCCACCGCCTGGCTCGACGGTTGCGGCGTGACGCTCGATCGCGGCGGCTTCGTCGTGACGGGCGCGCAGTCCGAGCAGAACCAGGGCCGGCTGGTGGCGCCGCTGGAGACCTCCGTGCCCGGCGTCTATGCCGTCGGCGACGTCCGTTCCGGTTCGGTCAAGCGTGTCGGCGGTGCCATCGGCGAGGGCGCCCAGGTCGTGGCCTCCCTGCATGGCTATCTCGGCGACGCCGCAAAACCGGCGCTTTAG
- a CDS encoding site-specific integrase → MDKRANSNVPQFRCRVPTKLLGELRGKRILLHLSRHTEPACIKIITIGADVAFSLETTDEAIASARHAVALEHLQRLFDLTAAPPTTMSHRDMVALSGETYRLYCEVHENNPGDPGKWAYHKAISRAVLEGRIKDAPPATLKVDDATAATDLFGAQDLTAAIDALPPDQHDGLENRFGLLADWVLIRHRVRLAQSHRRRFLQLIGTASLDAGWQLKRNAAGDYTPDPKAQRFPRIDSVAAIKPKQTITGLLELWWREAKATGRSQNTYNAYNGAIERLVKHLGHDDADRVTEEDMLAFKDARLKVVSAKTLKDGDLPGIKSVFGWAVDNRKLPLNPADVVKVKAEKKIRSRSKGFHRSGGRSDL, encoded by the coding sequence ATGGACAAGCGTGCTAATTCCAACGTCCCGCAATTCCGCTGTCGGGTTCCAACAAAGCTCTTAGGTGAGTTACGCGGCAAGCGGATCTTGCTGCACTTGTCGCGCCATACCGAGCCCGCGTGCATCAAGATCATCACGATCGGCGCAGACGTCGCGTTCAGTCTGGAGACCACGGATGAAGCGATCGCTTCGGCGCGCCACGCCGTTGCGCTTGAGCACCTGCAACGGCTGTTCGATCTGACGGCCGCACCACCAACCACGATGTCGCATCGTGACATGGTCGCATTGTCTGGCGAGACCTATCGTCTCTATTGCGAAGTTCACGAAAACAATCCAGGCGACCCTGGCAAATGGGCGTACCACAAGGCGATCAGCCGAGCCGTCCTGGAAGGTCGCATAAAGGATGCACCGCCAGCGACTCTCAAGGTGGACGACGCCACGGCAGCGACGGATTTATTCGGAGCCCAGGATCTTACTGCGGCAATCGACGCTCTGCCTCCCGATCAGCACGACGGGCTGGAGAATCGGTTTGGGCTTCTGGCGGACTGGGTTCTCATCCGACATCGAGTACGTCTTGCTCAATCCCACCGCCGAAGATTTCTTCAGCTGATCGGTACCGCTTCGCTTGATGCTGGTTGGCAGCTAAAGCGCAACGCAGCGGGCGACTACACTCCTGACCCGAAGGCGCAACGCTTCCCTCGTATCGACAGCGTTGCAGCGATCAAGCCTAAGCAAACCATCACCGGCCTGCTTGAACTGTGGTGGAGAGAGGCCAAGGCGACCGGACGCAGCCAAAACACTTACAACGCCTACAATGGAGCCATAGAGCGGCTCGTTAAGCACCTCGGTCACGACGATGCTGATCGCGTCACTGAGGAGGACATGCTGGCCTTTAAGGACGCTCGCCTGAAGGTCGTCTCCGCGAAGACCCTGAAGGATGGAGATCTGCCCGGGATCAAATCGGTGTTCGGCTGGGCGGTAGACAATCGAAAGCTGCCCCTGAATCCAGCTGATGTGGTCAAGGTAAAGGCCGAGAAGAAGATCCGGTCGAGATCCAAAGGCTTCCACAGATCAGGAGGCAGGAGCGATCTTTGA